One window from the genome of Gimesia aquarii encodes:
- a CDS encoding response regulator, which produces MTNPQKILFCGPTDDQTSALREKFSSNDYLVVTPENLAEGIQEFDQGNVSALVVPATPGTLPLALIQSGNLLEFLPHAVAILDADLRILWANHQLGELCDQQSPLIGRPFYDAFGAPEILGPDFSPFHTAFSTRSVAKSGLRVGDKSYYDVEVMPVLSDVEGGQEPSYLVASIRDISEEVLQRQKLNAIYQAGLELGDLSPEEIFEMTTEDRVELLKAKILHYTQDLLEFETVEIRILDKATNRLDVLLAVGMEQVAADRTLHAEPEGNGVTGFVAATGKSYLCEDTAHDPLYMTGAPDARSSLTVPLNLHDEVLGTFNVESPHAGAFDENDLHFLELFSREVAIALNTLELLVVEKLTTASTSTELIMRGVVDPVDEILNDTAWILERYIGHEPNVCERLQRILKDTRHIKQLIQQVGEEMAPQTPHHHNVPTMRQVNPKLLNKRILVVDSDASVRRAAHELLGRLGCEVETAHDGEEAFLMVRSFHYDVVIADIRLPDMNGYECFSQIRDIHEHLPVILMTGFGYDPTHSIVKARQLGLKCVLYKPFRLDQLVSGVEKAVSISEDMTPETSN; this is translated from the coding sequence GTGACCAATCCGCAAAAAATTCTCTTCTGTGGGCCTACTGACGACCAGACATCTGCGTTAAGAGAGAAATTCTCATCAAATGACTATCTGGTGGTGACCCCGGAAAATCTAGCGGAAGGTATTCAAGAGTTCGATCAGGGGAATGTTTCTGCTCTGGTGGTTCCTGCCACTCCTGGAACATTGCCGCTTGCTCTAATTCAATCGGGTAACCTGCTTGAATTTTTACCGCATGCTGTTGCAATACTCGATGCAGACTTGAGGATTCTTTGGGCCAATCATCAATTGGGTGAGTTGTGTGATCAGCAGTCTCCACTCATTGGGCGTCCCTTTTATGATGCGTTTGGTGCTCCTGAAATATTAGGCCCCGACTTCAGTCCCTTTCACACCGCATTTTCGACAAGATCTGTCGCCAAGAGTGGCTTACGAGTTGGCGATAAAAGCTATTATGACGTGGAAGTGATGCCCGTGCTGAGCGATGTGGAAGGTGGACAGGAGCCTTCGTATCTGGTGGCCAGCATCCGAGATATCTCCGAAGAAGTCCTGCAACGGCAAAAATTGAATGCCATTTATCAGGCAGGTTTGGAACTGGGGGATCTTTCTCCTGAAGAAATCTTCGAGATGACTACCGAAGATCGTGTCGAATTGTTAAAAGCCAAAATTTTGCACTATACACAGGATCTGCTGGAATTTGAAACTGTTGAAATCCGCATTCTGGACAAAGCCACGAATCGCCTGGATGTGTTATTAGCAGTGGGTATGGAACAAGTGGCAGCAGATCGGACACTACATGCCGAGCCTGAAGGCAACGGTGTAACCGGTTTTGTCGCAGCCACTGGAAAGAGTTACCTGTGTGAGGACACGGCACATGACCCGCTCTATATGACAGGAGCTCCTGACGCGCGTAGTTCATTAACGGTTCCTTTAAACCTGCATGATGAAGTGTTAGGCACCTTCAATGTAGAAAGTCCACATGCAGGTGCCTTCGATGAAAATGATTTGCATTTTCTGGAACTGTTCAGTCGCGAAGTGGCGATTGCTTTGAATACGCTCGAGCTGTTGGTGGTCGAAAAATTAACAACGGCCTCTACCAGCACCGAATTAATTATGCGTGGTGTCGTGGATCCCGTTGATGAAATCCTTAACGATACTGCCTGGATTCTGGAGCGTTACATTGGTCATGAGCCTAATGTATGTGAGCGATTGCAACGTATCCTCAAAGATACGCGTCACATCAAACAACTGATTCAACAGGTGGGAGAAGAAATGGCTCCCCAGACACCCCATCATCATAATGTGCCTACGATGAGACAGGTGAATCCCAAGTTACTTAATAAGCGGATTCTGGTTGTTGACAGTGATGCTTCTGTCAGACGCGCCGCACACGAACTGTTGGGACGACTGGGGTGTGAGGTGGAAACGGCTCACGATGGCGAAGAAGCATTTTTGATGGTACGCAGCTTTCATTACGATGTGGTCATCGCAGACATTCGCCTGCCGGACATGAATGGATATGAGTGCTTCTCTCAAATACGCGATATCCATGAACACTTGCCAGTGATTCTGATGACCGGTTTTGGATACGACCCGACGCATTCGATTGTCAAAGCACGTCAACTTGGTCTGAAATGCGTGCTCTATAAACCGTTTCGTCTCGATCAGCTGGTTTCCGGTGTCGAAAAAGCAGTCAGCATTTCCGAAGACATGACTCCGGAAACTTCGAACTGA
- a CDS encoding ammonia-forming cytochrome c nitrite reductase subunit c552, which translates to MKKQTGQITLSTLLLIVILSAGICFAMVALLTNIFERKQEGRSTIMRVVEIDDDTSDPAVWGKNFPLQYDDYLKTADMIQTTYGGSEAIPHVPTDEDPRDIVSRSKLELIPQLKRMWAGYAFSKDYREKRGHAYMLTDQLYTERQKVGQPGTCIHCHGSTYVAMKELGNGDILAGFEKLNTMPYSEAKEHIKHPVACIDCHDPDTMALRITRPAFMEGIAAYKATQGIKDYDVNRDASRQEMRSFVCGQCHVEYYFKGDQKRLTYPWSEGLTVDAAYEHFEKEEFKDWVHAETGAPMLKAQHPEFELWSQGIHARAGVSCADCHMAYKRVGAMKISDHHIRSPLLNVNASCGTCHKTSDQELIARTENIQTRHRKLVEVALDALMDLIDDINKAKKNGVSEDKIKEAQQWQRKATFYVDYVEAENSSGFHAGQEAARILAESIDFSRKGQKALR; encoded by the coding sequence ATGAAAAAACAAACTGGTCAGATCACACTCTCCACACTTCTTTTGATTGTTATCCTTTCTGCAGGAATCTGTTTTGCGATGGTAGCACTGCTAACAAACATCTTTGAACGGAAACAGGAAGGCCGCTCGACTATCATGCGTGTTGTGGAAATCGATGATGACACATCTGACCCCGCAGTCTGGGGCAAAAATTTTCCACTACAGTACGATGACTATCTCAAAACCGCCGACATGATACAGACGACCTATGGTGGTAGCGAAGCCATTCCCCATGTTCCAACTGACGAAGATCCGCGAGACATCGTTTCGCGCAGCAAACTGGAATTGATTCCTCAGTTGAAACGGATGTGGGCAGGATATGCATTCTCAAAAGACTATCGTGAGAAACGCGGACACGCCTACATGTTAACCGACCAACTTTATACTGAACGCCAGAAAGTAGGTCAGCCAGGGACGTGTATTCATTGCCATGGTTCCACTTATGTGGCGATGAAAGAATTAGGAAACGGAGACATACTGGCCGGGTTCGAGAAACTGAATACCATGCCGTACTCTGAAGCGAAAGAACATATCAAGCATCCGGTCGCCTGTATCGACTGTCATGATCCCGACACGATGGCACTACGGATTACGCGACCGGCATTCATGGAAGGTATTGCTGCTTACAAAGCAACTCAGGGAATTAAGGATTACGATGTCAACCGCGATGCAAGCCGGCAGGAAATGCGATCTTTTGTCTGCGGTCAATGCCACGTTGAATATTATTTCAAAGGTGATCAAAAACGATTGACCTATCCCTGGTCTGAGGGGCTGACTGTTGATGCCGCTTATGAGCATTTCGAGAAAGAAGAATTCAAGGACTGGGTCCACGCCGAGACCGGCGCGCCGATGCTCAAAGCACAGCATCCGGAATTTGAACTCTGGTCACAGGGCATTCACGCCCGCGCCGGGGTCTCTTGCGCGGATTGTCACATGGCGTATAAGCGTGTGGGAGCAATGAAAATCAGCGACCATCATATCCGTAGCCCGTTACTTAATGTCAATGCTTCTTGTGGAACCTGTCATAAAACCAGTGATCAGGAACTGATCGCGCGCACGGAAAATATTCAGACACGCCATCGTAAACTGGTCGAAGTGGCTCTCGATGCACTCATGGATTTGATTGATGACATCAACAAAGCTAAGAAAAATGGCGTTTCCGAAGACAAGATCAAAGAGGCCCAGCAATGGCAGCGAAAAGCAACGTTTTACGTTGACTATGTTGAAGCTGAGAATTCCTCCGGCTTCCACGCGGGACAGGAAGCGGCCCGTATCCTGGCAGAATCGATCGACTTTTCGAGAAAAGGCCAAAAGGCGCTACGCTAA
- the nrfH gene encoding cytochrome c nitrite reductase small subunit, whose protein sequence is MNQITRLKLKTVLYLVIAALIGGVIGIGTFTFGYANGASYLKADSKSCANCHVMQGHFDAWVKSSHGKFASCNDCHAPHDNAVSAYYCKARNGFFHSLAFTTGDFEENLRITDYNRGVTEQACRKCHADLVHQIDILAVGELNKDSSERLESNSCIRCHSTVGHDT, encoded by the coding sequence ATGAATCAAATTACCAGGCTCAAACTAAAAACGGTGCTCTATTTAGTAATCGCTGCATTAATTGGCGGTGTAATAGGCATTGGTACTTTCACCTTCGGTTATGCCAATGGGGCCTCTTATCTCAAAGCAGATTCAAAATCTTGTGCAAACTGCCATGTGATGCAAGGCCATTTCGATGCCTGGGTTAAGTCATCGCATGGGAAGTTCGCTTCTTGCAACGATTGTCACGCACCGCATGACAATGCCGTTTCCGCTTACTACTGTAAAGCACGTAATGGTTTCTTTCACTCGTTAGCCTTCACCACAGGGGATTTCGAGGAGAACCTGAGAATTACAGATTATAACCGCGGCGTGACAGAGCAGGCCTGTCGAAAATGCCATGCGGACCTTGTCCATCAAATCGACATTCTCGCTGTTGGTGAGTTAAACAAAGATAGTTCAGAGCGACTTGAATCAAATTCTTGTATCCGATGTCATTCAACGGTCGGTCATGATACATAA
- a CDS encoding alpha/beta hydrolase has product MRYLCLVAFLLLSLAAAPIKTPKPDESLAIWPDRPLLEKSDDEVKYDKIIRITKVKRPAIEFYKAKNAKPNAPAVVIFPGGGYQILAYDLEGTEIAEWLNSIGIHAVILKYTVPGNQRDAALQDAQRAFGIVRSKAQEWSINPDQIGVLGFSAGGHLAANLSTNYQKRDYAPIDAADKLSCCPDFTILIYPAYIYDQKDKRQMAPEIKVTANTPPAFIVQTLDDRRLVDSAFNYCRALKDDKVDAELHLYAKGGHGYGMRPSKNPISGWPKLCQVWLQGVLQN; this is encoded by the coding sequence ATGAGATATCTTTGCCTGGTGGCGTTTTTGCTCTTATCACTGGCCGCAGCTCCCATTAAAACACCAAAACCAGATGAGAGCTTAGCAATCTGGCCTGACCGACCACTCTTGGAAAAGAGTGACGATGAAGTCAAATATGATAAGATTATTCGCATCACCAAAGTCAAACGGCCTGCAATCGAATTCTATAAAGCGAAAAATGCAAAACCGAATGCACCTGCCGTTGTGATTTTCCCTGGTGGTGGTTATCAGATTCTGGCCTATGATCTTGAAGGAACTGAAATTGCCGAATGGCTGAATTCGATTGGAATTCATGCCGTCATCCTCAAATACACAGTGCCCGGTAATCAACGGGATGCCGCGTTACAGGATGCACAGCGCGCTTTTGGAATCGTAAGAAGCAAAGCGCAGGAATGGAGTATCAATCCAGATCAGATTGGTGTGCTTGGTTTCTCTGCCGGTGGTCATCTGGCAGCAAATCTTTCGACCAACTATCAGAAACGCGACTATGCTCCGATTGACGCTGCCGATAAGCTAAGCTGCTGTCCTGATTTTACCATTCTGATTTACCCGGCCTATATCTATGATCAAAAAGACAAGCGTCAGATGGCTCCCGAAATCAAAGTGACTGCAAATACGCCTCCGGCGTTCATCGTACAAACTTTGGACGACCGCCGTCTGGTCGATAGTGCGTTTAATTACTGTCGCGCATTAAAAGATGATAAAGTTGATGCAGAGTTGCATCTTTATGCGAAAGGAGGGCATGGCTACGGGATGCGACCTTCCAAGAACCCTATCTCAGGCTGGCCCAAACTGTGTCAGGTCTGGTTACAGGGTGTACTTCAGAACTAA
- a CDS encoding diacylglycerol/lipid kinase family protein — MPTPWVAIQRNPISGTGNRASLLLELIQHLKLKGIRPRLFSNRDRMQDILNQLAVDEQPLCVVAAGGDGTVQDVINRYPHQKITILPLGTENLLARYLGIPKSGQFVADIISQGTTRNIDLCQLNDRKFVLMASIGFDAAVALELARSRKGNISHLSYLKPILKMLWSFPFEELQITTRDNAGEYETTAYHAIVVNIPAYGLNLNFAPAANDHDGLLDVILLQEKGVWNMLKYVYRIIRGTHLDSKGIQKLQTSYIRIQSAQPVPVQTDGDASGFTPAEIQVIPAAAHFIVPCSNSANDQ, encoded by the coding sequence ATGCCTACACCTTGGGTCGCCATACAAAGAAACCCAATATCTGGTACGGGAAATCGAGCCTCATTGCTACTGGAATTGATCCAGCATCTCAAACTGAAAGGAATACGACCCCGGCTTTTTTCCAATCGCGACCGTATGCAGGACATTCTAAATCAACTGGCAGTAGACGAGCAGCCGCTGTGTGTTGTGGCTGCAGGTGGAGATGGGACCGTTCAAGATGTAATTAATCGCTATCCCCATCAAAAAATCACCATTCTTCCTCTAGGAACAGAAAATTTGCTCGCCCGTTATCTTGGCATCCCCAAATCCGGCCAGTTTGTTGCAGACATAATTAGTCAGGGTACCACACGGAATATTGATCTCTGCCAACTCAATGACCGAAAATTTGTCTTGATGGCAAGCATCGGCTTCGATGCTGCCGTTGCTTTGGAACTGGCTCGGTCCCGAAAAGGAAATATCTCCCATCTCAGCTATCTGAAACCCATTTTGAAAATGCTCTGGTCCTTTCCCTTTGAAGAACTCCAGATCACAACGCGAGACAATGCGGGTGAGTACGAAACGACCGCCTATCATGCGATTGTGGTGAACATTCCCGCTTATGGATTGAATTTGAATTTCGCACCTGCCGCCAACGATCATGATGGCCTGCTCGACGTGATTCTCTTACAGGAAAAAGGGGTCTGGAATATGCTCAAATACGTGTATCGCATTATCCGTGGTACTCATCTTGACTCAAAGGGCATTCAAAAATTACAGACATCTTACATTCGGATCCAGTCTGCTCAGCCGGTTCCCGTTCAAACCGACGGTGATGCTTCCGGCTTTACACCAGCAGAGATTCAAGTGATTCCTGCAGCAGCACACTTTATCGTCCCTTGCTCAAACTCTGCAAATGATCAATAA
- a CDS encoding neutral/alkaline non-lysosomal ceramidase N-terminal domain-containing protein gives MYRFLFCLLFVSSSNLSLFAAESAQSESMEWKAGVASARITPEKPLRMAGYAGRKEPAEGTEQDLFAKALAVEDQGGNRVVFLTLDLIGVIDQLRADVTKQVQEKFNLPPQALLMNASHTHCGPAYGRDDAKAYYDTLAQTLVKTIGQALEGLQPAKLSWSTARCSVAMNRRTPSATGYRNHPNPNGLVDHQVPVLRVDDPKGELKAVMFGYACHNTTMGFRKWLGDYAGFAQEYFEKDHPGVTALFMMGCGGDQNPYPRSELHYAHKHGRSLATAVEAALEVNQRALRHQHPLHGPLKATYETVRLEYLPEKKREPWDYPVQVIQFGNDLTIVALGTEVVVDYSLRIKQELFEPEGPAIWVAGYSNVYSGYIPSKRVLLEGGYEASRPYKPDVEERIIGKVLELDQRLKNKKAK, from the coding sequence ATGTATCGATTCTTGTTTTGCCTCTTGTTTGTTTCCAGTTCTAACTTGTCCCTCTTCGCCGCAGAATCTGCTCAATCGGAGAGTATGGAATGGAAAGCTGGTGTGGCCTCCGCCAGGATTACTCCAGAAAAGCCGCTACGAATGGCCGGGTATGCGGGTCGCAAAGAACCTGCTGAAGGAACTGAGCAGGATCTGTTTGCTAAAGCGTTAGCTGTTGAAGACCAAGGCGGTAACCGAGTTGTCTTTTTAACTCTCGATCTAATCGGTGTGATTGATCAATTGCGGGCTGATGTGACAAAGCAGGTTCAGGAAAAATTTAACCTGCCTCCGCAGGCACTTTTGATGAATGCCTCGCATACTCATTGTGGCCCCGCTTACGGTCGCGATGATGCGAAAGCTTATTATGATACTTTAGCGCAAACTCTGGTTAAGACCATTGGTCAAGCACTTGAGGGTTTGCAGCCTGCGAAACTGAGCTGGTCGACTGCACGCTGCTCGGTCGCCATGAATCGTCGCACTCCGAGTGCCACTGGTTATCGTAATCACCCCAATCCAAATGGGTTGGTAGATCATCAGGTGCCAGTCTTACGCGTGGACGACCCGAAAGGGGAGTTGAAAGCAGTCATGTTTGGTTATGCCTGCCACAATACGACGATGGGTTTTCGCAAGTGGCTGGGTGATTATGCGGGATTTGCACAGGAGTATTTCGAAAAAGATCATCCTGGTGTCACTGCTTTATTCATGATGGGATGTGGCGGAGATCAAAATCCTTATCCACGTAGCGAATTACATTATGCTCACAAACATGGACGTTCCCTGGCCACAGCAGTCGAAGCGGCCCTGGAAGTCAATCAGCGTGCCCTGCGGCATCAACATCCCCTGCATGGACCTCTCAAAGCTACTTATGAAACCGTGCGACTGGAATACCTGCCGGAAAAAAAACGGGAACCCTGGGATTATCCAGTCCAGGTGATTCAGTTTGGCAATGATCTGACGATTGTTGCCTTGGGTACTGAAGTCGTCGTTGATTATTCACTCCGCATCAAGCAGGAATTGTTTGAACCTGAAGGGCCAGCCATCTGGGTCGCCGGTTATTCAAATGTTTATTCGGGTTACATTCCCAGTAAGCGCGTCCTTCTTGAAGGAGGCTACGAAGCCAGCCGTCCCTATAAACCAGACGTTGAAGAACGCATCATCGGTAAAGTTCTGGAACTGGATCAACGGTTGAAGAACAAGAAAGCAAAATGA